Proteins encoded within one genomic window of Sphingomonas cannabina:
- a CDS encoding polysaccharide biosynthesis/export family protein, producing the protein MVSTAQLTVVKNSTTLPAPTRQDLTVGDRPALIGPLDTIQIDVFNVPDLSREVQVDASGRIAMPLAGTIDARGKTSEELAQAIEAALSGRYVRNPEVTINIKSSVSQVVTIDGQVVEPGLYPVTNQMTLMRAIASAKGLAEFARQDDVVILRTVEGRKMAGLYNIAAIRRGAYDDPPIYANDVIVVGDSPQRRLFRDFVSLSPLLAAPLVAFLQ; encoded by the coding sequence ATGGTATCGACGGCGCAATTGACCGTGGTGAAGAACAGCACGACGCTGCCTGCGCCAACGCGGCAGGATCTGACCGTGGGGGATCGTCCGGCTCTGATCGGACCGCTTGATACGATTCAGATCGATGTCTTCAACGTGCCCGATCTCAGCCGAGAAGTGCAGGTCGACGCGAGCGGCCGGATAGCCATGCCGCTTGCGGGCACGATCGATGCACGCGGAAAGACGTCGGAGGAGCTGGCGCAGGCGATCGAAGCGGCCTTGAGCGGGCGTTACGTCCGCAATCCCGAAGTGACGATCAACATCAAGAGTTCGGTCAGCCAGGTCGTCACGATCGACGGCCAGGTCGTTGAACCGGGGTTGTATCCCGTCACCAACCAGATGACGCTGATGCGTGCGATCGCATCGGCCAAGGGTCTTGCGGAGTTTGCGCGGCAAGATGACGTCGTCATTTTGCGTACTGTCGAAGGACGTAAGATGGCCGGGCTGTATAATATTGCGGCAATACGGCGTGGGGCATATGACGATCCGCCAATCTACGCCAATGACGTGATAGTCGTCGGAGATTCTCCGCAGCGCCGGTTGTTCCGGGACTTCGTGTCGCTGTCGCCCCTTCTCGCCGCTCCTTTAGTGGCGTTTCTGCAATAA
- a CDS encoding O-antigen ligase family protein: MASKPRLMANFRPSLAFILLAALLGMLWLAGGASQAGVLGQAVVRTAAWAAIILFFLFGERVSPIAWPVALLMGAALAIALLQIIPLPPAVWQALPGRQPLIEAAVASGQTQPWRPLSIVPDATLNAAFSLVVPFAVLLLVVGLRENEQRWLPGMLLIGVLLSSLVGLLQFSGAPFDNPFVNDSVGEVDGTFANRNHFAMFTALGCLIAPVWAFSAGSVSRWRAPTALGLLLLFALTILASGSRAGIIVGGLGIVIGLVLAWSRIRRRLTTYPRWVTWVLVAGVVAAIGIAVLLSVAAGRAVSINRVFVADTGTDMRVRALPTVLAMVQEYFPFGAGLGTFDPVFRMHEPLGLLKPTYLNHVHNDWLEIVLDTGLAGLLLLLAAVGWWLWASVQAWWLRPDRHHPLPRLGSAMLLLIFVASIFDYPLRTPMMMAMAVIAGIWLNNWSKTTGSSALPASKQHL, translated from the coding sequence CCGAGTCTGGCCTTCATTCTGCTGGCGGCGTTGCTCGGTATGCTCTGGCTTGCCGGGGGGGCATCGCAAGCCGGCGTATTGGGACAGGCAGTTGTTCGCACTGCCGCCTGGGCCGCGATTATTTTGTTCTTTCTTTTCGGCGAGCGCGTTTCTCCGATTGCTTGGCCGGTGGCGTTGCTGATGGGCGCGGCGCTGGCGATTGCGCTGCTGCAAATCATCCCGTTACCGCCAGCTGTTTGGCAAGCATTGCCAGGTCGCCAGCCGCTGATAGAAGCGGCGGTAGCGAGCGGACAGACGCAACCTTGGCGGCCCTTGTCGATCGTGCCCGATGCCACGCTCAATGCGGCGTTCTCGTTAGTCGTGCCATTCGCGGTGTTGTTGCTGGTGGTCGGACTTCGGGAAAATGAGCAGAGGTGGCTGCCTGGGATGTTGCTGATTGGAGTCTTACTGTCGAGCCTTGTGGGGCTGCTGCAATTTTCCGGAGCTCCATTCGACAACCCGTTCGTCAATGATTCAGTCGGGGAAGTTGATGGAACCTTCGCCAATCGCAACCACTTCGCGATGTTCACGGCGCTCGGCTGCCTTATCGCGCCGGTATGGGCGTTTTCGGCCGGCAGCGTGTCCAGATGGCGCGCGCCAACCGCCTTGGGGCTGCTGTTGCTCTTCGCCCTAACCATTCTGGCAAGTGGGTCGCGTGCCGGGATCATTGTGGGAGGACTCGGAATCGTAATCGGCCTGGTGCTTGCCTGGTCGCGAATCCGGCGCCGGCTGACCACCTATCCGCGGTGGGTGACCTGGGTATTAGTCGCGGGCGTGGTTGCAGCCATCGGCATCGCTGTGTTGCTTAGCGTTGCCGCGGGGCGTGCAGTTTCGATCAATCGTGTGTTCGTGGCCGATACGGGGACGGACATGCGCGTCCGTGCGTTACCGACCGTGTTGGCGATGGTGCAGGAATATTTTCCATTTGGCGCCGGACTCGGAACCTTTGATCCGGTGTTTCGGATGCACGAACCATTGGGTCTGCTGAAGCCGACCTATTTGAACCACGTACATAACGATTGGCTTGAGATCGTACTCGACACGGGACTGGCTGGCCTACTGCTGCTGTTGGCCGCTGTGGGATGGTGGCTATGGGCAAGCGTTCAAGCATGGTGGCTTCGACCGGATAGGCACCATCCGCTCCCACGCCTGGGCAGCGCCATGTTGTTGCTGATTTTTGTCGCCAGCATTTTCGACTATCCCTTGCGGACACCGATGATGATGGCCATGGCAGTGATCGCAGGGATATGGCTGAACAACTGGTCGAAAACGACCGGTTCGTCAGCTTTACCGGCCTCTAAACAGCATCTATAG